The Macaca fascicularis isolate 582-1 chromosome 5, T2T-MFA8v1.1 genome segment ATCAAAGTCAGATTTTCTTGCTGCATAGATCAGTGGTTTTTTGAGGAACGTTTAGGTGCAGGTGGACGGTTTTGCCTGTCTTCAGGATATTTTTTGACCTCAGAATTGAGTGAGTGTTGATTAACTGTGGCAATAGAGCATAATTGTGGCAGAGCCTCTGGTGTGAGGTTAAAATGTTGGCTCCATTTCCCTATTGTGTTCTCTTTGGAAAGTAACTTgttttctaagcctcagtttctttatttgtgaaGTGCAGGTGAGAGTATCATTTTATTgaattgtgaggatgaaatgaaaatatttcagatatttttggcTAACTATCCAGTTGGAATATTTTgtgggagttttttgtttttgggagattgaggctccaggctggagtgcagcggcaccatctctactcactgcaacctcctcctcctgggttcaagcgattctcgtgcctcagcctcctgagtagctgggattacaggcacccgccaccatgcccagctaatttttgtatttttagtagagatagggtttcaccatattggccaggctggtcttgaactcctgacttaaagtgatccgcccgcctcagcctctcaaaagtgctgggattacaggtgtgagccactgcacctggcatagTTTGAATATTTTGTATGTGGGAATGAATGATGACAAAATGTTTCGGTCCCAAATGATACATACTGATTATACCGTTTTATCCTGACATTCCTCTAAGGCTTCATGGTTTacatttctggaaatattttaaggtcccttatctgtaaattgtatttgatgagttttttttgttttttgttttaatactaAGGTATAAAATTTACAAAACGCAAACAAGGTAAATCAGTTTTCATCACTACCCaagatggtttttgttttttcaatgtaGGCAATAATATGACCACTAATTAGgggtttttaattatattttagctCTGAAATTGGGTATTTAATCATCAACATGGCTTTAGTTTGGAACATAAAAGACATCTTCCAAGGTGTACATTTAGAGTTATTATAGCAGTCACCCATTCACAACACagttttttgaaaaatgacatAATCACTGTAGAAGTTCATATCATAAAATACCATGGATCCTCTCAGAATCTGTTTTCCTCTGGCGTAGTTATATACTTGAAGGGGGATGAGCTGTTTAAAGGGGTGTATGTATATGCAGTGGATGCGGGTTTGGGTGCCGTCATAGTAGTAGTGATAGAGGgtagaaaggaggagggagggcagtTGAGAGGACCTGGTTATTTAATTGGGTAAGAATTTGGGGGTAACAGTAGGTTCAAGGAAGTTAATTCTGTAAACTTAAGAGATGTTATTTATATGAGGatactttatatttaataatgaatgTGACAgtccagctttttaaaattagaacttCAGGGATAAATGGATAACGTAAAACCTGTTAAACCTGACAGTATCTTTTTTCTCCAGACAATGATTGAAGCTCATGTTGATGTCAAGACTACCGATGGTTACTTGCTTCGTCTGTTCTGTGTTGGTTTTACTAAAAAACGCAACAATCAGATACGGAAGACCTCTTATGCTCAGCACCAACAGGTCCGTCAAATCCGGAAGAAGATGATGGAAATCATGACCCGAGAGGTGCAGACAAATGACTTGAAAGAAGTGGTCAATAAATTGTAAGTGTTTCTTTGCTTCCTCACACAACAGAACCTTGAGTATTGATTATTCCTCAGATAAGGGAAAGCATATGAGACAAGGTAAAGGTCTGTTGAAATCCTGTCTGTGAATCCTTCTAGCTATATCCCTTTACGTGAAagagtaagtactcagtaaatattattatttgagtcagagtcttgctctgttgcccaggttggagtgcagtggtgcgatcctccttggctcatggcaaccactgcttcctgggttcaagcagttctcgagcctcagcctcctgagtagctgggaatacaggggactgccaccatgcccagctaattttttttttttgatttttagtagagatggggtttcactatgttggccaggccggtcttgaactcctgacttcagttgatcTGCTAGTACTCCgtaaatggtaatttttttttttttttttttaatgaagctgTCTCACAGTAGATGGAGTTGAAGGACAGGAAATGTTTTTCCCCTACGTGGAAAATAGACTGaataagctgggtgcagtgggatGTGCCTGGAGtcctggctacttaggaggctgaggtggtaggattgtttgaggccagcctgggcaatataggaagaccctgttccaaaaaataataaacatacatatatatatacacacacacagagaaaatataCTGAACAGACAAAACCTTTCATGATTAATAACACATGGGAATAAGTGATGAAAAAAGTTTCGGTCCCAGATGATGGCCAGTGATAACTTACATTTTTCTGATGTTCCCATGCAATATACAGTTAGCTAAGAGGGTGTAATGGAAAAAGCATAAGACTTGGACTCAGAAGACTCTACTAAGTGTAATTCAGATAGATCATCTATCCTTtacatgtgaaaggaaaataatagctTAGCTTACAGGAGGATTTATGCAGGTTAAGTGAGGTAGGTGTTACATGTGTAAGTTTATTCCAAGGCTTCTCTACATTTAAAGGAAATGACTTATCCCCTTATATCTCATAACTaggactttaagaaaaaaaatttactgttACTGGTTTGCAGGATTCCAGACAGCATTGGAAAAGACATAGAAAAGGCTTGCCAATCTATTTATCCTCTCCATGATGTCTTcgttagaaaagtaaaaatgctgAAGAAGCCCAAGTTTGAATGTAAGTGAGAAATCACATGATTCCTGTAGGGCCAAATACATTGTTTTTGGGTGGAGGAGGAGTTTGGGGCTATATcatggccttctttttcttcctgtcatGCTTGCATAGTACTGATGACCATTGTTTCAAGATACactaacaagtttttttttttttttttgccttttagtggGAAAGCTCATGGAGCTTCATGGTGAAGGCAGTAGTTCTGGAAAAGCCACTGGGGACGAGACAGGTGCTAAAGTTGAACGAGCTGATGGATATGAACCA includes the following:
- the RPS3A gene encoding small ribosomal subunit protein eS1, yielding MAVGKNKRLTKGGKKGAKKKVVDPFSKKDWYDVKAPAMFNIRNIGKTLVTRTQGTKIASDGLKGRVFEVSLADLQNDEVAFRKFKLITEDVQGKNCLTNFHGMDLTRDKMCSMVKKWQTMIEAHVDVKTTDGYLLRLFCVGFTKKRNNQIRKTSYAQHQQVRQIRKKMMEIMTREVQTNDLKEVVNKLIPDSIGKDIEKACQSIYPLHDVFVRKVKMLKKPKFELGKLMELHGEGSSSGKATGDETGAKVERADGYEPPVQESV